From one Nonomuraea polychroma genomic stretch:
- a CDS encoding MDR family MFS transporter: MAVLTSRPSPAPPGPLSLPRPFWMLWLGTVINRTGAIVQPFLSVYLVQVQGFTLTQAGAVMTAFGAGSLLSHVLAGWLADRLGRRVTLTGGMLAASAAMVGLGAASGFPVVAATAFLLGLTIESYRPASQAMVADLVPYALRPRAYGLLFWAVNLGYSVAMVVGGRLADQGTHAIFGVNAAVAVAFAAVVWRTVPESRPSAGPTPAAGLRAVRRDRLMLAVCAVTMAYGVLYAQAFTTLPLAMAEQGISRTHFGLAMALNGILIIAVQPLAGAWLARRDPCRVLASGTALVAAGFALTALVHDVRGLALTVAIWTAGEIIIAGTGPTIVAALAPAERQGTYAGVSGMSWAAGAVVAPVLGTALLPLGPEVLWSVIGLVGTLSAVGALLIAGPIRRRTMSGAGQRISAPQDLEQPCRPSY, from the coding sequence ATGGCAGTCCTCACCTCGCGGCCTTCCCCGGCACCCCCGGGCCCGCTGTCGTTGCCGCGCCCGTTCTGGATGCTCTGGCTCGGCACCGTCATCAACCGCACCGGCGCGATCGTGCAGCCGTTCCTGTCGGTGTACCTGGTCCAGGTCCAGGGCTTCACGCTCACGCAGGCCGGGGCCGTCATGACGGCCTTCGGCGCCGGCTCGCTGCTGTCCCATGTGCTCGCCGGCTGGCTGGCCGACCGGCTCGGCCGCCGGGTCACGCTCACCGGCGGCATGCTCGCCGCCTCCGCCGCGATGGTCGGCCTCGGCGCCGCGAGCGGGTTCCCCGTCGTGGCGGCGACCGCGTTCCTGCTCGGGCTGACCATCGAGTCGTACCGTCCGGCCTCGCAGGCGATGGTGGCCGACCTCGTCCCGTACGCGCTGCGCCCGCGGGCGTACGGGCTGCTCTTCTGGGCGGTGAACCTCGGCTATTCCGTCGCGATGGTCGTGGGCGGCCGGCTCGCCGATCAGGGCACGCACGCGATCTTCGGCGTGAACGCGGCCGTCGCGGTGGCCTTCGCCGCCGTGGTGTGGCGTACCGTGCCGGAGTCCCGCCCCAGCGCCGGACCCACGCCGGCCGCGGGCCTGCGAGCGGTACGGCGGGACCGGCTGATGCTCGCCGTCTGCGCCGTGACCATGGCCTACGGCGTGCTGTACGCCCAGGCGTTCACCACCCTTCCGCTGGCCATGGCCGAGCAGGGCATCAGCCGTACACACTTCGGCCTGGCCATGGCGCTCAACGGCATCCTGATCATCGCCGTTCAGCCGCTGGCCGGAGCGTGGCTGGCGCGGCGGGATCCCTGCCGCGTCCTGGCCTCCGGCACCGCACTCGTGGCGGCGGGTTTCGCACTCACCGCGCTCGTGCACGACGTGCGCGGGCTCGCGCTCACGGTGGCGATCTGGACCGCCGGGGAGATCATCATCGCGGGCACAGGGCCCACGATCGTGGCGGCACTCGCACCCGCGGAACGGCAGGGCACCTACGCCGGCGTCTCCGGCATGAGCTGGGCGGCGGGCGCGGTCGTCGCGCCGGTGCTCGGCACCGCGCTGCTCCCGCTGGGGCCGGAGGTGTTGTGGAGCGTCATCGGCCTCGTCGGTA